A region from the Vespula pensylvanica isolate Volc-1 chromosome 9, ASM1446617v1, whole genome shotgun sequence genome encodes:
- the LOC122631726 gene encoding hexokinase-2-like, giving the protein MVVPAEHALHEAIQVSPLKLSNDVRRQKIENRLARMRLSATTVRKIQDVFVSEMNKGIHQEPSSLQMENTYVPELVDGTEAGRFLALDLGGTNFRILLLELKNGRVVRENVKNYHIGSELRVGTGLRLFDYLAECLSDFVINQGLQDVEVPLGFTFSFPMVQHSLDVGILVTWTKSFNCPDVVNKDAVQLLRDALARRGDTKVKVIAVLNDTTGTLVQGATLDPDTAIGLILGTGSNACYLERADRVEHWEPERHGEREVVIDIEWGAFGDNGVLDFIKTEFDRENDANSLLVNSFTFEKYISGKYLGEIVRIVLTKLTKEGLLFLEKDPGRSFFTSGTLTSDLVSYIEQDTVDGSTDNTKEVLAKYDIVPTDDDINIVQYVCEVVSNRAALLVSICLAALLERIDKENVTIAVDGSLYKHHPRFETWMKQYIALLAPSRKFKLIHVEDGSGKGAALVTAIAQRIQKRLT; this is encoded by the exons ATGGTTGTACCGGCGGAACATGCGCTCCATGAGGCCATTCAGGTTTCACCACTTAAATTGTCAAACGATGTTAGAAGACAGAAA atcgAAAACCGGTTAGCACGAATGCGTTTATCTGCAACGACTGTTAGAAAGATTCAGGATGTATTTGTTTCGGAGATGAACAAGGGTATCCATCAAGAACCGTCATCTTTACAAATGGAGAACACGTATGTACCGGAACTCGTAGATGGAACAG agGCGGGACGTTTTTTAGCATTAGATCTTGGCGGGACTAATTTTCGAATTCTCTTATTGGAATTGAAGAATGGCAGAGTTGTGAGGGAGAATGTGAAGAATTATCACATCGGATCTGAATTAAGGGTTGGCACAGGTCTTCGTTTGTTCGATTATTTAGCCGAATGCCTTAGTGATTTCGTAATTAACCAGGGTCTTCAGGATGTGGAGGTCCCTTTAG GATTTACATTTTCGTTTCCAATGGTTCAACATTCTCTCGATGTTGGAATTTTGGTGACATGGACAAAGAGTTTCAATTGTCCAGACGTTGTCAATAAGGACGCAGTTCAATTACTCCGAGATGCTCTTGCTCGTCGAGGTGATACCAAAGTAAAAGTCATAGCGGTATTGAATGATACAACAGGAACTCTCGTACAAGGAGCTACATTGGATCCCGATACAGCTATTGGGCTCATTCTGGGTACCGGTAGTAATGCTTGCTATCTTGAACGAGCTGACAGGGTCGAACATTGGGAACCAGAAAGACATGGGGAAAGAGAG GTCGTAATAGATATCGAATGGGGTGCCTTTGGAGACAACGGTGTTTTAGACTTTATTAAAACTGAATTCGATCGCGAGAATGACGCGAATTCGCTTCTCGTAAATTCATTTAC attcgaaaaatatatcagtGGAAAGTATCTCGGTGAAATAGTACGTATTGTGCTCACCAAATTAACGAAAGAAGGGCTTTTATTCCTAGAAAAAGATCCAGGGCGTTCTTTTTTCACATCAGGAACGCTTACCTCGGATTTAGTATCATATATTGAACA AGACACCGTAGACGGCAGTACCGATAATACAAAAGAAGTTTTAGCAAAATATGATATCGTTCCAACCGACGATGACATAAATATTGTACAATACGTGTGCGAAGTTGTTTCTAATCGTGCAGCTCTTCTCGTTTCTATAT GTCTCGCGGCATTGTTGGAACGAATCGATAAGGAGAATGTGACGATCGCGGTCGATGGTTCTCTGTATAAACATCATCCTCGATTCGAAACTTGGATGAAGCAGTATATAGCTTTGCTTGCCCCTAGTCGTAAG ttCAAATTGATTCACGTCGAGGATGGAAGTGGAAAGGGTGCAGCGCTGGTCACTGCGATTGCGCAAAGGATTCAAAAGAgattaacataa